GTGCTAATTGCGAATTTTTGATCAACTTGCagtaaagagagaaaaaaatgttgATTACTGTTCAATATTGACCTTAGCTTCGTTGATTAGTAAATTCAGTTGACAATTAATACGAAGTTACTTATTGCTAGTGGCATTACTATCTTGATTTTTCAAATCATATCCACATTAATGgggactctttttttttctcaaaatttctatttattttttaaagatctttgtgtaatttttatattataactcATGGacaagttaaaaatatttaatatcatcattttaataatgcatacttaatattTAGGAGCTAGTtttttatctatcaaataatCACGAtaattttacaagaaaaaaaaaactaccttGCCACTTTCTTGTAGGTGCAAATATTAAATATGCATAAGCTGAGAAAAAACACTtattataaactattttttatatttaaatagcGTTAAAAGTAACATCATAAAtagtaaatgatatttttacaaTAGGTTAAAATTCTAGTCATACGCACTAGTTTGAACGACTgagtattttttgaatattctgGAGCTaattaatgcaaaaaaattttgtggaattCAAGGAAGAAACATTCAACTAAAATTTTACGTGAATTTGAATACTCCCTCCGTCTAGtctaaattgattatttttctttgtacgtatacattaaaatatcatatataaataagaaaataatattattattttatcctttaaaaAACTTCTTTGAAATTTTACAAACTTTGTgaacactttaaaaaaaaattaattgtaagggtattatagaaaaattttaattaatattttcttgatttagtaAGATATCGCAACTAAtataagataattatttttaataaaatgatcAATTAGTATGGGATAGAAAGATTACTATTCAACTGAAGTTTACGTTAATTTGCAACAATTTTTTGGTCGGAATATTTTAGAGAGTTTGCAATAGATTGATTACCATTGTAAAACCAATCGACATGTGATTAAAAATTATAGATTAAGAGTCCTCCAACATCGAAAATTTAAAGGAATTGATCTTTTTAGATGAATTTAAATAATGTTATCCTTATGAACTAATTttcgaataataatataaaagatCATGCATAtaatttagggaaaatgcataagtatcctctcaacctatgcctgaaatcttagagacacacttatactatactaatgtcctattacctcctaaacttattttatgagtaattttttacccttttcgatttacgtggcactagcttgaaaaaaaaaatcaaaaagttgGGCTCACAAGATAgggtcacgtaggccgaaaaggggtagaaaattattaataaaataagttcagggtgtaagaggaccttagtataatataagtgtgtcccCGAGATTTCGGATATAGGTtaaggggatacttgtgcattatctctataatatatatcgaattataacataattgactttaattgtttttaaaattgttttttatgtttctaaCTTAGATATGTCACCTTGAAATAAGCATGTCATAACAAAGTTCTGGCTTTGTATGAAGggaaaaaagttttttaacTTTAGAATGTTATCTAATTTGATTGATGTGTTATGTGAACAAAACTATCTTAGCTCATGGTGTCTCCGTCTCCTTACTAACAAATCCTCTTATTTAAAAGAACactaatatgataatattacaTAAAACGTAaggtttatttttattgaagtaGTAGCTAGCTACTTTAATTACTAACTTCAACCACGACATTAGTACGAAAGATATTATTATCTCAGAGTCTAGTTTGACttaacataaaattcaaaaaaataaaataaaaattaaaaaattatgtcaaaCATATCAAAATTCTCTTTAATCTTTTCCCCTTAATCATGATATGTGGAAACTGAAATTAAagttttatcaaaaaagaaaaggaatcattctttcataaccaaattaaaaaaagaaagttggtcattttttaaaacaaacagaggatgaataatatttgatttttgttcgtttaaaaaaaatgacctactttcttttttaatttggtTATAAAGAATTATCCCTTTCCTTTCGTCATTCAGattcttcataattttaaaattgattaagtTGATTTGATCATAATCAATAATCGACCGAAACCAATTTGTGAATACCCCTTATTGAGACATACATATTGCAAAATTTCTCTAgtacttcaaaataaaaataattgataaattttatttcagaaAGATGTTGCAAGGTGAAAGTAAAATAACATAAGACATAACCAACACAAGAATAAAAGATGTTACATACTAAATATAATCATGTGTGTagtagtttaaaaataaaatgattttacatGTTCATTGAACATGTGTTGTATAAGTTTCTAGGTAACCTAGGAGTAGGAACCACATGTAATGGAGTTTGCATATATGTTACTGTGCCAggactctccatcatatcaatATCTTCCACCTTAACACCATTAGGAAGTGACCAAACAAAATGGTGCAACAAATGAGCTAACATAGATGTCACCAAATTGATAGCAAGGTTCATTCCTGGACATATACGTCTACCAGCACCAAATGGTAATAACTTATAGTCATGTCCCTTCATGTCAACATCCTCTTCAACAAATCTCTCTGGCCTAAATTGCAATGGCTCTTTCCAAGTATTTGGATCGCGACCTAACGCCCACACGTTAACATGTACAATTGAACCTTTAGGAATATTGTAACCACCTACTTTGACATTGTTACTTGCCATATGAGGCAACATTAGTGGAGTTGGAGGGTGCATTCTTAGTGATTCTTTGACTACATGTTGTAGATAGGAGAGATTAGAGATATCTGTTTCATTTATGATTCGATTCGATCCAATAACTTTGTCTAGCTCTTCTTGAACCTTTTGTTGTACTCTTGGATTCCTTACTAGTTCAGCCATAGCCCATTCAACTGTTATAGCTACTGTATCCATTCCTGCTGCTATCATATCCTATACAGTTGATAATAAGTTATATTAATACTAAAGTTTTATATTACTATCAGTATATAAAAGTTAAACGTAGGTACGTACCCAAAAGAGGCTTATAATAGAGTCATCACTAAGATCATACTCCTTTTGAAGGGTAAGTAAAGCATCAACAAAATGATGTTTTGTTTCTCCAGATTTTTCTCTAGCAATTGTGTGTTCTTTCATTAT
The sequence above is a segment of the Solanum lycopersicum chromosome 10, SLM_r2.1 genome. Coding sequences within it:
- the LOC101262063 gene encoding cytochrome P450 98A2-like → MAFSLVLSLSILIIFLCYKLYHRHTAKLPPGPWPWPVVGNLFSLTPIRFRCFAEWAQIYGPIFSFYLGSQLNVVVSNAELAKQVLKDNDQNLANRFRTKPLENVSKNGKDLIWADYGPHYVKVRKVCNLELFTPKRLEALRPIREDEVNAMIESIFKDCTKPGNVNKSTMLRGYLGSVAFNNITRLTFGKRFINSQGEVDEQGKEMKSIVTNGIKISGKPNLGEFVPWLRWVFKDDNEALEAQDKHLDEFTRIIMKEHTIAREKSGETKHHFVDALLTLQKEYDLSDDSIISLFWDMIAAGMDTVAITVEWAMAELVRNPRVQQKVQEELDKVIGSNRIINETDISNLSYLQHVVKESLRMHPPTPLMLPHMASNNVKVGGYNIPKGSIVHVNVWALGRDPNTWKEPLQFRPERFVEEDVDMKGHDYKLLPFGAGRRICPGMNLAINLVTSMLAHLLHHFVWSLPNGVKVEDIDMMESPGTVTYMQTPLHVVPTPRLPRNLYNTCSMNM